In Paenibacillus ihbetae, the following are encoded in one genomic region:
- a CDS encoding DinB family protein — protein MVKQWIIGDAKQELSATRRILERLPEEHMSWKPHEKSMTLGGLATHLINILNWQIAILQYPEFDLASVPLRREALQRPNDVLEEFDANVVKLEQLLAECDEAALGEEWTLRSSDHIILRQPRVTALRTFGISHMIHHRAQLGVYLRLLDIPVPGFYGPSADEAGS, from the coding sequence ATGGTGAAACAATGGATTATAGGAGACGCCAAGCAGGAGTTGAGTGCTACACGCCGCATTCTGGAGCGCTTGCCCGAAGAGCATATGTCGTGGAAGCCGCATGAGAAATCCATGACGCTTGGCGGATTGGCCACGCATCTGATCAACATTCTGAACTGGCAAATCGCCATTCTTCAGTACCCTGAATTCGATCTTGCATCTGTGCCGCTTCGGCGTGAGGCTTTACAAAGACCCAATGACGTATTGGAGGAATTCGACGCAAACGTCGTCAAGCTTGAACAGCTGCTAGCTGAATGTGATGAGGCGGCCCTTGGCGAGGAATGGACCTTGCGGAGCAGCGACCATATTATCCTGCGACAGCCTCGGGTCACCGCGCTTCGCACCTTCGGCATCAGCCATATGATTCACCACCGGGCGCAGCTCGGGGTGTATTTGCGGCTGCTGGATATTCCGGTTCCGGGCTTCTATGGTCCATCGGCCGATGAGGCAGGCAGCTGA
- a CDS encoding DUF2992 family protein: MVGKEPKDQEILDFIKNDLDQIITRLSKEVFAGSIERDRRVNPKRLARKVSRELERRGVSSFAQEALKLEYAQRKKEKKVQSRDQREALKERKRELRIQRLKAKHRGK; the protein is encoded by the coding sequence ATGGTCGGCAAGGAGCCGAAGGATCAGGAGATATTAGATTTCATTAAGAATGATCTGGATCAAATCATCACCCGTTTGTCTAAGGAAGTGTTCGCAGGTTCCATTGAGCGAGACCGCAGGGTCAATCCCAAGCGTCTGGCCAGAAAGGTGTCCCGGGAGCTTGAGCGAAGAGGCGTATCCTCATTTGCTCAGGAAGCCTTGAAGCTTGAATATGCTCAGCGTAAAAAGGAGAAGAAAGTCCAGTCCCGGGATCAGCGTGAGGCGTTAAAGGAACGGAAGCGCGAGCTGCGCATCCAAAGGTTGAAAGCAAAACATCGCGGCAAGTAA
- a CDS encoding ABC transporter permease, whose product MIRILSAEWLKLRHSRIGMVLAILPVISLLIGCFNYYFNRSALHNGWYSLWTQVSLFYGEFFLPILIAICCAFICRLEHMNRNWNMILAAPISITNLFVAKLFTVSMMIFAAQAFFMLMYWFAGQLFSIPGPFPKETVLWSLRGWFASISISALQLGLSIRLKSFSTPIGISLCAVFLGIGLYVLNLGMLFPYSLLTIGMGVLSQKGLTFAENIVFMIMNIFFILLLGTWSISRLKHKDVVSS is encoded by the coding sequence ATGATAAGGATTTTATCCGCCGAGTGGCTCAAACTTCGCCATTCCCGAATCGGTATGGTACTGGCGATCCTGCCGGTGATCAGTCTGCTCATCGGATGTTTTAATTATTATTTCAACCGGTCGGCCCTGCATAACGGGTGGTACAGTTTATGGACGCAGGTCAGCTTGTTTTATGGTGAGTTCTTTCTGCCGATTCTCATTGCCATTTGCTGTGCTTTTATTTGCCGTCTGGAACACATGAATCGCAATTGGAATATGATCCTGGCTGCCCCGATATCCATCACCAATCTATTTGTTGCCAAGTTATTTACCGTAAGCATGATGATCTTTGCTGCTCAAGCCTTTTTCATGTTGATGTATTGGTTTGCAGGTCAACTCTTCTCAATTCCGGGTCCTTTCCCAAAGGAAACCGTGTTGTGGAGCTTGCGCGGATGGTTCGCATCCATCTCTATTTCAGCGCTGCAGCTCGGGCTTTCCATACGGTTAAAGAGCTTCTCAACGCCAATCGGCATCAGCCTATGCGCCGTTTTTCTCGGGATCGGTCTGTATGTTCTAAATCTCGGCATGCTATTCCCCTACTCCCTGCTAACCATAGGCATGGGGGTTCTGAGTCAAAAAGGTCTGACCTTTGCGGAAAACATCGTGTTTATGATAATGAACATTTTTTTTATCCTGTTACTTGGTACCTGGTCCATCAGCCGCTTGAAACATAAAGACGTCGTTTCCTCTTGA
- a CDS encoding ABC transporter permease, giving the protein MKALFLEYFKIRRKRIWMMLTLFLGAEMAWASMSLSISISRNTDNASWEALIFSISSMNGLFLPIISAIVVSRVCDMEHKGNTWKMLMTTNTGRNQVYAAKYICANSLILYGIIAQAVFILGFGWFKEIGGDMPFLPLLQFVIGTMITTLLVIALQQWLSLTVRNQAFALCLGLLGGFIGTTSGLFPPGIRQFLLWSYYMDLSPVTYVYSTASTTGSYVSGMPPAGLLIAAMLLTVILYFAGSFHASKQEI; this is encoded by the coding sequence GTGAAAGCTCTCTTCCTTGAATATTTCAAAATACGCCGCAAACGTATTTGGATGATGCTCACTCTCTTTCTGGGGGCAGAGATGGCGTGGGCCTCAATGTCCCTGAGCATCTCCATCTCTCGTAACACGGACAATGCCAGCTGGGAAGCCTTAATTTTCAGCATCTCCTCTATGAACGGGCTGTTTCTCCCGATCATTTCGGCTATTGTGGTCTCCCGTGTTTGTGACATGGAACATAAGGGAAACACGTGGAAGATGCTAATGACAACCAATACGGGTCGCAATCAAGTCTATGCAGCAAAGTACATATGCGCAAACAGCCTGATCCTGTACGGCATTATTGCGCAGGCTGTATTCATCCTTGGGTTCGGATGGTTCAAAGAGATCGGAGGGGACATGCCTTTCCTGCCGCTTCTTCAATTCGTCATCGGAACGATGATCACAACACTGTTAGTTATCGCCCTTCAGCAGTGGCTATCCCTAACGGTACGCAATCAGGCCTTCGCCCTATGCCTGGGACTGCTGGGCGGATTTATCGGAACGACATCCGGCCTGTTCCCGCCAGGGATTCGCCAGTTCTTGCTCTGGTCCTACTACATGGATCTTAGCCCGGTTACGTATGTATACAGCACTGCTTCGACAACAGGCTCGTATGTATCCGGCATGCCGCCCGCCGGTTTGCTGATCGCCGCCATGCTATTGACCGTTATTCTTTATTTTGCAGGGAGCTTTCACGCTTCCAAACAAGAGATTTAG
- a CDS encoding ABC transporter ATP-binding protein, translated as MIRTSFPIVETHNLSKTYGGSHSVNKVNLEVHAGQIFGFLGPNGAGKTTTLKMLLGLIKPTEGKIKVFGKDLEAHRPEILNQTGSLIESPSYYGHLTGYENLKVMQRLRSLPSKNIDHVLKIVRLENHKHKKADQYSLGMKQRLGIAMALLPFPKLLILDEPTNGLDPAGIGEIRELIKSLPRKYGITILLSSHLLSEIEQIATSVGIINDGKLLFQGTMESLQSGNKTTISFKTADPARAEDLLLTQGYLPTIKAKQLMFNQLADEEVSRINRLLVEQGIPVTRIEEHKKNLEDIFLDLTGKERSL; from the coding sequence TTGATCAGAACGTCATTCCCGATCGTGGAGACCCATAATCTGTCCAAAACTTACGGTGGCTCGCACAGCGTAAATAAGGTGAATCTGGAAGTGCATGCCGGACAAATTTTCGGTTTCCTGGGTCCGAACGGGGCAGGTAAGACGACCACGCTAAAGATGCTCCTTGGCCTCATCAAACCTACCGAAGGGAAGATAAAAGTGTTTGGTAAAGACTTGGAAGCCCACCGTCCGGAAATCTTGAATCAGACAGGCTCTCTGATCGAATCCCCTTCCTATTACGGCCACCTGACCGGATATGAGAATCTGAAGGTCATGCAGCGTCTTCGGAGCTTGCCAAGCAAGAATATTGACCATGTGCTCAAGATCGTCAGGCTTGAGAATCATAAGCATAAGAAGGCCGACCAATACTCTTTGGGTATGAAGCAGCGACTCGGCATCGCCATGGCGCTGCTTCCCTTTCCCAAATTGCTGATACTCGATGAACCAACAAATGGACTTGACCCGGCAGGTATCGGCGAAATCCGAGAGTTGATCAAATCTCTGCCCCGGAAGTATGGGATAACCATCCTGCTCTCCAGCCATCTCTTGTCCGAGATTGAACAAATCGCCACGTCTGTAGGTATTATCAATGATGGAAAGCTGCTTTTTCAGGGAACGATGGAAAGCCTCCAATCCGGGAACAAGACGACTATTTCTTTTAAGACCGCGGACCCGGCAAGAGCCGAGGACCTCTTGTTAACGCAAGGATACTTGCCCACAATCAAAGCGAAGCAGCTTATGTTTAACCAACTAGCGGATGAAGAAGTTTCAAGAATCAATCGGCTGTTGGTAGAACAGGGTATCCCTGTTACCCGGATTGAAGAGCACAAAAAGAACCTGGAAGACATTTTCCTTGATCTTACCGGAAAGGAGCGGAGCCTGTAG
- a CDS encoding response regulator transcription factor, with the protein MDAMKNKKILIVDDEPEIREMIERFLRKEGFFRIYAAGNSVNALAISKLEKPDAAILDVMLPDGDGFSLLSSIRSFSDMPILFLSARGEDEDRLLGLGLGADDYIVKPFLPRELILRLFAILKRVYAANVVERLPVFRLGNKTVDLDSAVVRGTSREVSLTAKEHAILIKLYENQGRIVTTDALCEAVWGDESFGYENTLMVHVRRIREKIEDDPSNPVFLLTVRGLGYKLLTQESN; encoded by the coding sequence TTGGACGCGATGAAGAATAAAAAAATACTGATTGTTGATGACGAACCCGAGATTCGGGAAATGATTGAACGTTTTCTTCGGAAGGAAGGCTTCTTCCGAATTTATGCCGCGGGCAATTCCGTGAACGCCTTGGCTATAAGCAAATTGGAAAAGCCTGATGCGGCCATCTTGGATGTGATGCTGCCGGACGGAGACGGTTTTTCGCTGCTCTCTTCGATTCGGTCGTTCTCCGACATGCCGATACTGTTTCTATCCGCACGGGGGGAGGATGAGGACAGGCTGCTCGGGCTGGGCCTCGGTGCGGATGATTATATTGTGAAGCCTTTTCTTCCAAGAGAGCTTATATTGCGATTGTTTGCCATTTTGAAGCGGGTCTACGCCGCCAACGTGGTGGAACGATTGCCTGTATTCCGTTTGGGGAACAAAACGGTGGACTTGGATAGTGCCGTCGTCCGTGGAACATCCAGAGAGGTTTCGCTGACAGCCAAGGAGCACGCCATACTGATAAAGCTGTACGAGAATCAGGGCAGAATCGTCACAACCGACGCATTGTGCGAAGCTGTGTGGGGAGATGAGAGCTTCGGGTATGAGAACACGCTGATGGTGCATGTACGCCGCATTCGAGAAAAAATCGAAGATGATCCGTCGAATCCGGTCTTTCTGTTAACCGTTCGCGGACTTGGGTACAAACTGTTGACGCAGGAGTCCAATTGA
- a CDS encoding sensor histidine kinase codes for MDGVIRILRRFVGTTILVSLLLLLFNLVLLGSLIFKEHHKSPSPEAVVQQIAYGLDQRHGKYVLTHEAAQQLKTNRAWAMLLSPGGKVQWSERLPSEIPKSYDVTDVAKFSRYYLMDYPVFMWEHTDGLLVLGYPKSTYGKYQFDFLTEWLRSLPIRALLLLACNVALALLVSVLIGTRVIKGIRPLIQGIHALSNGDTVQLDTKGIFNDLSQSINSTSRMLQEKNEALKARDEARSNWIAGISHDIRTPLSMIMGYASELEEQPELSTEQRQHAAIIRRQGERLRSLVSDLNLVSMLEYEMQPLKLKTIRLSVLARQVVSDFLNNGLDERYQISIHITDESLSVRGDERLLYRAITNLMQNSISHNPDGCKIELKTEAAGSSFNLFVVSDNGKGIPRERLADVISLPYASGRIRSDLQSHGLGLPMVARIAKAHQGELILASDSEKGLKAVLKMPASLYLNEQ; via the coding sequence ATGGATGGCGTCATTCGGATATTAAGACGTTTTGTCGGAACGACGATTCTTGTCTCCTTGCTTCTGCTGCTGTTCAATCTGGTGTTGCTTGGTTCACTGATCTTTAAGGAACATCATAAGAGTCCTTCTCCTGAAGCGGTAGTACAGCAGATTGCGTATGGATTAGATCAGAGGCATGGAAAATACGTGCTGACACATGAGGCTGCGCAACAGCTGAAAACGAACCGGGCCTGGGCCATGCTGCTGAGTCCGGGCGGGAAGGTGCAGTGGAGTGAACGACTTCCTTCGGAAATACCGAAATCCTATGATGTGACGGACGTAGCTAAATTCTCACGATACTATCTGATGGATTACCCGGTCTTCATGTGGGAGCATACGGACGGATTACTGGTACTGGGATATCCTAAAAGCACCTATGGAAAATACCAGTTTGACTTCTTGACGGAGTGGCTGAGGTCCCTACCTATACGAGCATTACTGCTGTTAGCGTGCAATGTTGCCCTCGCACTGCTGGTATCGGTGCTCATCGGAACAAGAGTGATTAAAGGAATTAGGCCGCTGATTCAAGGAATACATGCGCTTTCCAACGGGGATACGGTTCAGTTGGATACGAAGGGGATATTCAATGACTTGTCCCAAAGCATAAATTCGACATCTCGAATGCTTCAGGAGAAGAACGAAGCACTCAAAGCGAGGGACGAGGCAAGATCGAACTGGATTGCAGGCATATCTCACGATATCCGGACGCCGTTGTCCATGATTATGGGTTATGCGAGTGAGCTGGAGGAGCAGCCGGAATTATCGACCGAACAGAGACAGCATGCTGCTATTATTCGTCGTCAAGGGGAACGCCTTCGATCCTTGGTGAGCGATCTGAATTTGGTATCCATGCTTGAATACGAAATGCAGCCGTTAAAGTTAAAGACGATTCGTCTCTCCGTACTAGCTAGGCAGGTTGTATCCGACTTTTTAAACAACGGTCTTGATGAACGGTATCAGATCTCCATTCATATTACGGACGAGAGTTTGAGCGTAAGAGGAGATGAACGTTTATTGTATCGGGCGATCACCAACCTGATGCAGAACAGCATTAGTCATAACCCGGACGGCTGTAAAATTGAATTGAAGACGGAGGCTGCTGGATCATCGTTCAATCTGTTTGTGGTATCCGATAACGGGAAAGGCATTCCGAGAGAACGACTTGCCGACGTCATATCACTTCCCTACGCTTCCGGACGAATCCGATCCGACCTTCAAAGTCATGGTTTGGGGCTGCCGATGGTAGCAAGGATTGCCAAAGCTCATCAAGGTGAATTGATACTGGCGAGCGATTCAGAGAAAGGATTAAAAGCGGTGTTGAAAATGCCCGCTTCTTTATATCTCAATGAACAATGA
- a CDS encoding AraC family transcriptional regulator, whose protein sequence is MDEFLRKEQALNQLADLIRRHAPSTGTHLTPIPSLMLMHATTLSEPMESVYKPSICVVAQGAKTATTANETYRYDPSTYLVTSVELPIIGRIIEASPETPYLSLKLSFDADIILDIVKESNPSDRSPREASRGITVNRTSPPLLEAMVRLMQLLDEPDHIPFLSPLIIREILYRMLQGEQGALIYQFAMIGSQAHNIAQAIQMINRQYDRPLVIEQLAQSVNMSTSAFHKHFKRVTAMSPLQYQKSLRLQEARRLMVTEAVQISEAAFRVGYESPSQFSREYARMYGRPPMLDIQELRDSI, encoded by the coding sequence ATGGACGAATTCCTGCGCAAGGAGCAAGCCTTGAATCAATTGGCGGATTTAATACGCCGCCACGCTCCGTCGACTGGGACGCATTTGACGCCGATCCCTTCGTTGATGCTGATGCATGCCACGACATTGTCTGAGCCGATGGAATCCGTATATAAGCCATCGATTTGCGTCGTAGCGCAAGGAGCCAAAACAGCAACAACAGCCAATGAAACCTACCGATATGATCCCTCGACCTATTTGGTGACTTCCGTCGAACTGCCAATCATCGGAAGGATTATTGAGGCTTCGCCCGAAACCCCGTATTTAAGCCTGAAACTGAGCTTCGATGCAGACATCATCCTGGATATTGTCAAGGAGTCGAATCCCTCCGATAGATCACCGAGGGAAGCTTCCCGCGGCATAACGGTGAACCGTACTTCTCCACCTTTGCTCGAAGCCATGGTTCGTCTTATGCAGCTGCTCGACGAGCCAGATCATATTCCTTTCCTGTCACCGCTCATCATCCGCGAAATTCTGTACCGCATGCTCCAGGGTGAGCAAGGCGCGCTTATCTATCAATTTGCAATGATCGGCAGCCAAGCACATAATATTGCCCAGGCGATTCAGATGATTAACCGGCAATACGACCGTCCGCTCGTCATTGAGCAGCTTGCTCAATCTGTCAACATGAGCACTTCGGCTTTCCATAAACATTTCAAGCGGGTTACGGCAATGAGCCCGTTGCAGTATCAGAAAAGCTTGCGCTTGCAAGAAGCCCGCCGACTAATGGTGACGGAGGCCGTGCAAATCTCAGAAGCCGCCTTCCGCGTAGGCTATGAGAGCCCCTCGCAGTTTAGCCGCGAATATGCCCGTATGTACGGACGGCCGCCCATGCTGGATATTCAGGAGCTTCGGGATTCGATATGA
- a CDS encoding SDR family oxidoreductase: MNLHGKVAIVTGASRGIGRQIAIQLAASGVKVVVNYSSNPGKAEEVVQTIEASGGEAAAIRADVSKVGEVEALFAETIERFGRLDILVNNAGIMECKAIEDVTEESFDRHFAINVKGTYFACQQAMKHMEQGGAIINFSTSISGAMLPTYSVYAATKGAVEQLTRQLAKEFGPRDIVINCIAPGQISTELFLSGKSPELIDSYRRMNAFGRLGEPGDIANAIELLVSDKARWITGQTIRINGGFN; encoded by the coding sequence ATGAATTTACATGGAAAAGTGGCAATCGTTACCGGGGCTTCCCGGGGAATCGGACGGCAGATCGCGATTCAACTGGCTGCTTCCGGAGTGAAGGTGGTCGTCAATTATTCCTCGAATCCGGGGAAAGCGGAGGAGGTTGTTCAGACCATTGAGGCATCCGGCGGGGAAGCGGCAGCAATTCGCGCCGATGTAAGCAAGGTAGGGGAAGTTGAAGCGTTGTTCGCGGAAACGATTGAGCGGTTTGGACGTCTGGACATTCTGGTTAACAATGCCGGCATCATGGAGTGTAAGGCGATTGAGGACGTGACGGAGGAGAGCTTTGACCGGCATTTCGCGATCAATGTGAAGGGAACGTATTTCGCTTGTCAACAAGCGATGAAGCATATGGAGCAAGGGGGGGCGATCATTAACTTCTCGACCTCGATATCAGGAGCGATGCTTCCGACGTACAGCGTGTACGCTGCTACGAAAGGTGCAGTCGAGCAGCTGACCCGCCAATTGGCGAAGGAATTCGGTCCCAGAGATATCGTCATCAATTGCATAGCGCCCGGCCAAATATCAACTGAGCTTTTCTTAAGCGGCAAGTCACCGGAGCTGATTGATTCCTATCGCCGAATGAACGCATTCGGACGACTTGGCGAACCCGGGGACATTGCCAATGCGATCGAACTGCTTGTCAGCGACAAAGCCCGGTGGATAACCGGACAGACGATCCGCATTAATGGCGGATTTAATTAG
- a CDS encoding serine hydrolase, with product MATIPMWKKTMLSALAVVTAACIIVPVVPAAGAHQENSAQAQRAAKLNERDIEGFADAFFNRPDIQALEVPGALFVVVKDGEVLLQKGYGYADLEARKPVDPEQSRFRIASVSKAITATAVMQLVEQGKIDLKQDVQQYMGDVKLKNNTGSRLTMEHLLTHTTGFDLVDPPPGDMITGDLSAVTPLKDYIIKTMPTVIHKPGEVYKYDNFASMLQGYIVEQVSGKPFHQYVNDNIFKPLGMKNSQFVLTPGMESSLAAGYNERREALPPYNTIPTDMPQGSMLTTGSDMAKFMLAHLNEGSLGGARILQKETVQEMQSVQKAIHPKVPTMTYGFEFAMHHNFNDQYVIGKGGSIPGFASWMWLLPEQKVGAFIVYNNNSDLRNHLFEAFMDRYYPAERKPTYITPAKDQLERFEGIYRDLRVAYLTTRIKAQNGVLILEDLMGKHTLQQVEPLLFEDEVGSPVAFQENEDGTIRFLFSKSNPTAWSEKLPVPERFKDVGEDHPYASYIDGLHQLHVVQAGLDGRFSPDAPISRAEFAIWLVNWLGAVPSKSPPAFRDTASRIEAGKITTAFDMGIVTGTGEGLFNPDRLITRQEAAAMASRLAILLGHPPKQAKLTGETDSWAVDAVSNIVGNKFYGPDVLSSSDGSVDYRSKQVMTRKEAAALLYLLGTTSLPLPGSA from the coding sequence ATGGCAACGATCCCCATGTGGAAAAAAACGATGCTTTCGGCTTTGGCGGTTGTTACGGCCGCTTGTATCATCGTGCCTGTGGTACCTGCAGCCGGAGCGCATCAAGAAAATTCGGCGCAGGCCCAGAGGGCAGCCAAATTGAATGAGCGTGATATCGAAGGCTTTGCCGACGCGTTTTTCAACCGCCCCGATATTCAGGCTTTAGAAGTGCCCGGAGCGCTATTTGTTGTCGTAAAGGATGGAGAAGTGCTGCTGCAGAAAGGGTACGGATACGCTGACCTCGAGGCAAGAAAACCCGTAGACCCGGAACAGTCCAGGTTTCGAATCGCATCCGTTTCCAAAGCCATAACGGCCACAGCCGTTATGCAGTTAGTGGAACAAGGCAAAATTGACCTGAAACAGGACGTCCAGCAGTACATGGGCGACGTGAAACTAAAAAATAATACCGGCTCGCGGCTAACGATGGAGCATCTGCTTACGCATACGACCGGCTTTGATCTCGTAGACCCGCCGCCGGGCGACATGATCACAGGCGATTTGTCCGCCGTTACGCCGCTTAAAGATTACATCATCAAGACGATGCCAACGGTCATTCATAAACCGGGCGAAGTATATAAATATGATAATTTCGCCTCCATGCTGCAAGGTTATATTGTCGAGCAAGTGTCCGGTAAGCCGTTTCATCAATACGTGAATGATAACATTTTCAAGCCGCTTGGGATGAAGAACAGCCAGTTCGTATTAACCCCTGGAATGGAATCAAGCCTTGCTGCCGGTTACAATGAACGGCGAGAGGCGCTGCCGCCCTACAATACGATTCCAACCGATATGCCCCAGGGCAGCATGCTGACGACGGGGAGCGATATGGCCAAGTTTATGCTCGCCCATCTGAACGAAGGATCGCTTGGAGGGGCACGCATACTTCAGAAAGAAACGGTACAAGAGATGCAAAGCGTGCAAAAGGCGATTCATCCGAAGGTGCCGACGATGACGTACGGGTTTGAATTCGCTATGCATCACAATTTCAACGATCAATACGTGATCGGAAAAGGAGGGAGCATCCCCGGCTTTGCTTCATGGATGTGGCTGCTTCCCGAGCAGAAAGTTGGCGCCTTTATTGTGTACAACAATAACTCCGATCTTCGAAACCATCTATTTGAAGCGTTCATGGACCGGTATTATCCGGCTGAACGCAAACCAACTTACATTACACCTGCCAAGGATCAATTGGAAAGATTCGAAGGCATCTATCGGGATTTGCGGGTCGCTTATTTGACTACTCGAATCAAGGCACAGAATGGCGTGCTTATCCTTGAAGATTTAATGGGAAAACACACGCTTCAACAAGTCGAACCGCTGCTGTTCGAGGATGAGGTAGGAAGTCCGGTGGCGTTTCAAGAAAACGAGGACGGGACCATCAGATTCTTATTCTCCAAATCGAACCCGACGGCGTGGTCGGAGAAGCTGCCTGTTCCCGAGAGGTTCAAGGATGTTGGCGAGGACCATCCTTACGCGTCCTACATTGACGGCTTGCATCAGCTTCACGTTGTTCAAGCCGGGCTGGATGGAAGGTTTTCCCCGGATGCACCGATAAGTAGAGCCGAGTTCGCCATTTGGCTCGTCAACTGGCTTGGTGCTGTCCCTTCAAAGAGCCCGCCTGCATTCAGGGACACGGCAAGCCGGATCGAGGCGGGTAAAATCACGACAGCATTTGATATGGGGATTGTGACAGGGACCGGAGAGGGCTTGTTTAATCCGGACCGTCTGATCACCCGTCAGGAGGCGGCAGCGATGGCTTCGCGTCTTGCCATCCTGCTAGGACATCCGCCAAAGCAAGCAAAGCTAACCGGGGAGACCGATTCATGGGCCGTTGACGCGGTGAGCAATATCGTCGGAAACAAGTTCTACGGTCCAGATGTGTTATCGTCCTCCGATGGCTCCGTCGATTACCGATCCAAGCAGGTCATGACACGCAAGGAAGCGGCAGCATTGTTATACCTCCTGGGAACGACAAGTTTACCGTTGCCGGGTTCTGCTTAA
- a CDS encoding SRPBCC family protein → MNENQIENHELILTRVFDAPRELVFRVWTDPAHFGNWWGPKGFSLNIAKMDVRPGGMFLGSQKSPEGHELWGKFVYQEVIAPEKLVFVQSFSDEGGNTVRAPFDPNWPLEIINILTLTEENGKTSLTLRGGPYNATQEERNAFEGMRPMVQQGFDGTFEQLDDYLSSQK, encoded by the coding sequence ATGAATGAGAATCAGATTGAGAATCATGAATTGATATTGACCCGTGTATTTGACGCTCCACGTGAACTCGTATTCAGGGTATGGACAGATCCGGCACACTTTGGCAATTGGTGGGGCCCGAAGGGCTTTTCACTTAACATCGCAAAGATGGATGTACGTCCGGGCGGCATGTTTCTGGGCAGCCAGAAATCTCCCGAGGGTCATGAGCTATGGGGTAAGTTCGTTTATCAAGAAGTGATAGCACCGGAAAAACTGGTGTTTGTTCAATCCTTCTCAGATGAAGGAGGCAACACGGTTCGGGCACCTTTCGATCCGAATTGGCCGCTCGAAATTATCAATATTCTGACACTTACTGAAGAGAACGGGAAAACTTCGCTCACCTTGCGCGGAGGCCCATATAACGCCACGCAGGAAGAGCGGAACGCATTTGAAGGAATGCGACCTATGGTGCAGCAGGGCTTTGATGGCACATTCGAACAACTGGACGATTACCTGTCCAGCCAGAAATAA
- a CDS encoding DUF1801 domain-containing protein — protein sequence MNQEVTSFIENLGKPWQVEVSNRLREMVHETIPEVEERIQYKKPHFLKNGHYAAVISPSKDAIAFMIMNTAELEVPKEFEGPPERKWLKIREGDLPDYGRLSQLLEKASSSL from the coding sequence TTGAATCAAGAAGTAACCTCTTTTATCGAAAACCTTGGTAAACCTTGGCAGGTTGAAGTTTCGAATCGCCTTCGCGAAATGGTTCATGAAACCATCCCGGAGGTCGAAGAGCGTATCCAGTACAAAAAACCGCATTTTCTTAAGAATGGACACTACGCCGCAGTTATTTCGCCCTCCAAAGACGCGATTGCATTCATGATTATGAATACTGCCGAGCTGGAAGTGCCGAAAGAATTTGAAGGGCCGCCCGAGCGGAAGTGGTTGAAAATCCGTGAAGGCGATTTACCGGACTACGGACGTTTAAGTCAATTGCTCGAGAAGGCGTCCAGTTCGCTTTAA
- a CDS encoding MerR family transcriptional regulator, which yields MLRYLKVGDLAKLAGLTVRTLRFYDQIGLFSPSAQTESGHRLYNESDLSQLQQIVSLKELGLSLEEIKSVLKDGQISPVEIINLQMTRIKEQIKLQQMLLEQLQHVSKSIEGNAPLAVEDFTELLQMMKKSHEALVVERRTVWEQRLDLLGDFLAVGEEESTLREE from the coding sequence ATGTTACGATATTTGAAAGTGGGGGACCTTGCCAAACTAGCAGGGCTCACCGTGCGAACTTTGCGATTTTACGATCAAATCGGCTTGTTCTCGCCATCCGCTCAGACCGAGTCGGGTCACAGGCTGTATAACGAATCCGACCTGTCTCAGTTGCAGCAGATTGTATCACTGAAGGAATTGGGCTTATCTTTGGAGGAGATCAAGTCGGTCCTAAAAGACGGGCAGATCAGCCCGGTGGAGATCATCAATCTGCAGATGACCCGGATTAAGGAGCAAATCAAGCTGCAGCAAATGCTCCTTGAACAGCTTCAGCATGTATCCAAATCGATAGAGGGCAATGCTCCATTAGCTGTGGAAGATTTCACCGAACTCTTGCAAATGATGAAAAAAAGCCATGAGGCACTGGTTGTCGAGCGGCGGACCGTGTGGGAGCAGCGACTTGATTTGCTGGGCGATTTTCTTGCCGTGGGAGAAGAAGAATCAACACTTAGGGAGGAATAA